The segment TGATAGTTATCGGTGCAGAATGTGGGTTATTAATTCTGTCCTCTCCCAATTATTTCAATCAACCTTAAATTGATCGCTTCTAAGCTGTTTAAAGCTGCGTTAGTAGTGCGTTGATGCCCTATAAAATCACGTCTATGTTCTGACAAAGTACGTTGATGTTCTGCAAAACTACGCTGAAATTCGTTGAAATTAGCTTGCATGAGTTGCTGATTTTCTTGTAGTTGTAAAACCACATCATCAAACACAGCACTCCGAGCTAAAACACGATTTATATCACTAGTTAATTCCTGCACAGTAGCGTTTGTTTCTCTTACCGCTTCCTGGGTAGCTCGTATTTCTTGCTGCGTTTGTCGCATCTGTTCTTGTGTTTGCAATTGACTACGGGTAAGTTCTGCTAGTAGCGCTCTCATCTCATCGTTACTGTTGTTTGTGTCGGTCATATAGGAATCCGGTTTGATTACTGAAATTATTTGCGTAGGCTGGGAGTGGGGAGTAGGGAGTGGGGAGTAGGAAAAAAGACTTTTTGAGTGTACGGAGTTTTTTCAAAAATCAAATATGAGTCCTATAGTTTCCACTTACTTTTTGATTATTAATATTATTTAGTATAATTCGTTAATCAAATTTTCTTATCTGGAATTTTTGGCGTTCAGTTTTAATAATTAAGACTCTTTCAGATTATTTAGTCTGATTAATCCCTCAATTCTATTTTTCAGAATGTTTAATTCGGTTTGGGAAGTATCGCATTCCTTATCAATACCCAAACCAAGAAAACATCTCAGGGCTTTATTAATTATGTCTGATTCAGATATATCTAACTCGGTTGCCTTATCTTTTAAAGCCTTGATGATATCATCAGAGGTTCTAAAAGTTTTAGGTTGCAATGCCATTTGAAAAAAAATCTTTATAGTTACTACTTGGCACTGTAACACAAAAGCGAATACATTCGTAAGCGCTAAATTAATTACTCAATTGCTCCCGCTCCCAAGAGTCCCAACATCACACCATCCACTCCGTCCACTGGGGCGCATCTGTCACCAGTTGAGCAAATTTTTGAGGGTAAGTATCCTCAATGACTCCGATTTTAACGATGACTGGGGGTGGGAGGTCGAACTCGACCGCGCTCCCGAATGGAAGGACAAAAGACTAATATTTACAAGTGACTTAAACTGTAATAGTTAGAGTTTTTTCGATTTGTAATAGTTTAAAGATAAGTATCGTATTTTACACAAACATAAATAGACATCGTATGATTTTTGTAGGTGAAAAGTAGAGTTTTTGAGGAGGATAATGTAATGCGCTTACCGACTCGACAGCAAAGACACCAACAATTAATAGAGCAATACGTCATATCGCGCCGTACTATGCTCGCGCTGTTAGGTTTAGCCTGTACCCCTGGTTTGGAAAACTTAATCCGAAGCGATACTCAACCTTCAAAGCCAAGCCCTCCTGGTAATGGGCAGATCCCGACTTTACCGCAGTATGATCAACTGACGACTCAGCAAGAGCGTCAACAGCAGTTAGAACAAACACGTCAACAATATCAGATCGCATTGCGGCTACCGACTGCTGTTCGTGTGGCAACTTTACCTGCTCAAGAGGTTTTTTCTGAAGGATATAACAAGAATCGTGCAAGTTTATCAGAAAAAATAGCAGCAAATCAACAAGCATTTTTCAAGAATCCACAGTCATTTCTCAGACTGGAAGACTATGCTGCGGTTTTTCCAGTATTGCCTTTACCAGATATTGCCAAGATATTCCGAAGTGATGCCAAATTCACGCAACAGAGGCAATCTGGCCCCAATCCAATGGAATTAACCAACGTCTTGGCACTGAATTATAGCCTGACTCAAAAACTCTCAGTAACGGATGAGATTTTTCAAACTGTGCTCAGAAGGGGAGAAAGAAGAGGGTACGTTAGGGAAACTCTTAAAAGTGCCATTCAAAATGGCAATCTCTTTGTTGCCGATTATGCGTTACTTGATAGTGACACTGTTACCCCAAAAGAAAATCGATTTCTCACCGCCCCAATCGCACTCTATTATGCTGATGGCAACCGTAGGGATTCGCGTTTAATCCCTATCGCCATCCAACTAGGACAAGTGCCTGGAATAAGTCTGCTTTTGACACCGATGGATGGAGTGGACTGGACTTTGGCGAAACTGATCGCTCAGATGGCTGATTTTTATGTGCATGAGTTAGTACGTCACTTAGGGCAGACCCATCTTGTTTTAGAACCAATTGCTTTGGCTACTGTTCGTGAACTAGCCGCTCGGCATCCTGTGAATGTGCTACTAAAACCCCATTTTGAGTTCACAATGGCAATCAATGCTTTGGCAGATCAAGTACTGATTAATCCTGGGGGATTTGTGGATATCATTTGGGGAGGTACGCTGGAAAGCTCACTGAAACTGGCCAATCAAGGTGTAAGCCAAGTTTTTCACAACTTTAGTGACTTTGCACTGCCAACGAATCTACGCCAGCGTGGTGTGGATGAGCGTTCTGTATTACGAGATTTTCCCTATCGTGATGACGGATTGCTAGTTTGGAAAGCTTTAGAAGAATATGTTAGTCAATATGTGGGAATTTATTATAAATCTAACCGAGATGTGCGGGAAGATTTTGAACTGCAAAATTGGATAAAAGCTTTACAAAAGCCCATTAGTGAACAAGGTTTTGGTGTTGTTTCTCTGCCACGCTATTTAACCAAGCGCGATCAGTTGATTGATTTACTAACACAAATAATTTTTACTGCCGGGCCACAGCACTCAGCTATTGGTTGGATTCAATACCAATACATGGCTTTTATTCCTAATATGCCTGGAGCAATTTATCAGCCTATTCCCACAAGTAAAGGAATCATACGGGAAGAGAACTTAACTAGTTTCCTCCCTGGTGTTCAGACAACTTTTGCTCAGACCAACCTCATGGCATCAGTTGGTACTAAGCAAGATCCCAAAGCATTTACAGATTTTGGCGTTAATAATTTTCAAGATTGGCGAGCT is part of the Nostoc cf. commune SO-36 genome and harbors:
- a CDS encoding lipoxygenase family protein: MRLPTRQQRHQQLIEQYVISRRTMLALLGLACTPGLENLIRSDTQPSKPSPPGNGQIPTLPQYDQLTTQQERQQQLEQTRQQYQIALRLPTAVRVATLPAQEVFSEGYNKNRASLSEKIAANQQAFFKNPQSFLRLEDYAAVFPVLPLPDIAKIFRSDAKFTQQRQSGPNPMELTNVLALNYSLTQKLSVTDEIFQTVLRRGERRGYVRETLKSAIQNGNLFVADYALLDSDTVTPKENRFLTAPIALYYADGNRRDSRLIPIAIQLGQVPGISLLLTPMDGVDWTLAKLIAQMADFYVHELVRHLGQTHLVLEPIALATVRELAARHPVNVLLKPHFEFTMAINALADQVLINPGGFVDIIWGGTLESSLKLANQGVSQVFHNFSDFALPTNLRQRGVDERSVLRDFPYRDDGLLVWKALEEYVSQYVGIYYKSNRDVREDFELQNWIKALQKPISEQGFGVVSLPRYLTKRDQLIDLLTQIIFTAGPQHSAIGWIQYQYMAFIPNMPGAIYQPIPTSKGIIREENLTSFLPGVQTTFAQTNLMASVGTKQDPKAFTDFGVNNFQDWRAINVLKGLQDRLQGLETVIEQRNKRRIECYSAFLPSRMANSTSG